From one Magnolia sinica isolate HGM2019 chromosome 18, MsV1, whole genome shotgun sequence genomic stretch:
- the LOC131232940 gene encoding uncharacterized protein LOC131232940 — protein MGIIRSSFTFMLGTVCGIYVAQNYNVPNIKKLANTGILMAKHIEENYRKPKKRGDED, from the coding sequence atggggataataaGGAGTAGTTTCACGTTCATGCTGGGAACCGTGTGCGGGATTTACGTGGCTCAGAACTATAATGTCCCGAACATCAAGAAGCTCGCCAACACAGGGATTTTGATGGCCAAACACATCGAAGAAAATTACCGGAAGCCGAAAAAGAGGGGCGACGAAGATTAG